The proteins below come from a single Takifugu flavidus isolate HTHZ2018 chromosome 6, ASM371156v2, whole genome shotgun sequence genomic window:
- the LOC130528082 gene encoding caskin-1-like isoform X1, with product MGKDQELLQAVKTEDLLTAQRLLQRPRPGKAKLLGAAKRVNVNIQDADGLAPLHHAALSGNKELISLLLEAQATVDIKDHKGMRPLHYAAWQGRTEPMKMLLKAGSSVNGQSDEGQIPLHLSSQHGHYDGTEMLLQHQSNPCISDSAGKTPLDLACEFGRVAVVQLLLSSNMCAAMLEPKPSDPNGVSPLHLAAKNGHIDVIRLLIQAGIDINRQSESGTALHQAALCGKTEVVRLLLDSGISAGVRNTMSQTALDIVNQFTTTQASREIKQLLRDASAAMQVRALKDYCNNYDLTSLNVKAGDIITVLEQHSDGRWKGCIHDNRTGNDRVGYFPSNMVEVIKRAGYSPSQQCHTLLLRRPNPCPIASINGNSYPPTKVLPLHLPSPPPSHHSTQSLPRFSSFGYVPLPISPPSLSTPPPPPPLPPPLSTSEERQNQTGSRTAEPSPQGSPTLGQQSSTSEDIWVLRKPLAGGERSGSVGSIGSLRSSSSLQNSGNTHVLTTPAPSPHPANTPGGVNTHGLNAPGLHAQAEGVKLLATVLSQSVKAKEHLLEQSQSVEQSASSSASTTVHEQRSFERKAEEDDGKKQAVVTWLGEFQLQFYTTHFLTAGYDLDTISRMTPEDLTAIGVMKPGHRKKLMSEVSKLPTTDWLPDHKPANLADWLSHLGLSQYYQVLVQNGYENIDFISDISLEDLQEIGISKLGHQKKLMLGVRRLKELQRGEISLEPPCSPSMPPSSPGGSASSEPRREVRRQREGIPSPLAKPRPVPTYPQTPPHTPTQTPPQTPPHFRTQQASPRARPRPSTGMAAADTSVPLLCLPEEERRRTNSLIGSDSDSRYATVCRSSSANTATPNDVTFNRSQSSVALRPRRKGRPPTPPKRSCSSITGGDGEGDGPEEGLLGLPPYRERRASDCGSLGSALRSKDSGSLERSEGASGSVRSLAAMLETSLGSGAKTLPRNLGGSSNYLQVSPPTLRRQAGAGGLGCEEDDVLSRRRTISGPESLPVNENDLLPREQVPKRPEPRPRSTVGSSSSSEVTDGTTTLRRKPKPPVTTSDVPASEASTVVTVTTGSDTIRRKPRTSEHTEGSIQSNNQSDSGREVQQNGGVVLRRRPMSEASDRTEPGQETCEWMEARKSLKPPVSPKPSTVSLRKTQADPPTPTRRVPIPGPETTETAQSPEPKRVPPPVSPKPRGPPTAPKPGKAITSAAMSPSPAATSPSASSPTTIPKSSSPCSAPLPAPDTPSAPSLSPGFPVTSPSPAQSPSSPSPHPVKPPRSSIAGLSIDLLGGREVEEEEDRRREEEEKRLQADHRRRREEEERRRERERNVEVKQGEEEEVHHRLEETSASLAAAVEAVEHKIKEEDAENDKKTTVSILDDIGSMFDDLADQLDAMLD from the exons ATGGGGAAGGACCAGGAGCTGCTCCAGGCCGTGAAGACCGAGGACTTACTGACAGCTCAGCGGCTTCTACAGAGACCTCGGCCGGGAAAAGCCA AGCTCCTCGGAGCAGCAAAGAGAGTGAACGTCAACATCCAGGATGCTGATGG gTTGGCGCCGCTGCACCACGCTGCTCTGAGTGGTAACAAGGAGCTGATCTCACTGCTGCTGGAGGCGCAGGCAACAGTGGATATTAAAGACCACAAAG gGATGCGTCCTCTGCATTACGCTGCATGGCAGGGGAGGACAGAACCAATGAAAATGCTGCTGAAGGCGGGCTCCTCCGTCAACGGGCAGTCAGACGAAGGACAGATCCCTCTGCACCTGTCATCTCAGCATGGACACTACGACGGG acggagatgctgctgcagcaccagtcGAACCCCTGCATCTCCGATTCAGCTGGGAAAACGCCACTTGACCTCGCCTGTGAATTCGGACGCGTTGCG GTGGTCCAGCTCCTGCTCAGCAGCAACATGTGTGCAGCCATGTTGGAACCAAAACCCTCCGACCCCAACGGCGTCTCACCTCTCCATCTGGCTGCCAAGAACGGACACATTGATGTCATACG ATTGCTAATTCAGGCTGGTATAGACATCAACAGACAGTCGGAGTCTGGAACAGCACTGCATCAGGCTGCACTCTGTGGGAAGACGGAGGTGGTCCGCTTGCTGCTGGAT AGCGGCATCAGTGCAGGCGTGAGAAACACCATGAGTCAAACAGCTCTGGACATTGTTAACCAGTTCACCACCACGCAGGCCAGCCGAGAGATTAAACAACTTCTGAGGG ATGCTTCAGCTGCGATGCAAGTACGCGCACTAAAGGATTACTGCAACAACTACGACCTCACAAGCCTCAACGTTAAAGCTGGCGACATTATCACG GTTTTGGAACAGCATTCTGACGGGAGATGGAAAGGCTGCATTCATGACAATCGCACAGGAAATGACCGTGTAGGCTACTTTCCTTCCAACATggtggaagtcatcaagagGGCAG GTTACTCCCCTTCCCAGCAGTGCCACACCCTCCTGCTCCGCAGGCCTAACCCCTGTCCCATTGCGTCGATCAACGGAAACTCGTACCCCCCCACCAAAGTCCTCCCCCTGCATCTTccgtcccctcctccctctcaccaCAGCACACAATCCCTCCCTCGGTTCTCCTCCTTCGGGTACGTTCCTCTTcccatctctcctccttctctgtctactcctcctcctcctccccctcttcctcctcctctgtccacttCTGAGGAGCGGCAGAATCAGACAG GTTCACGTACAGCAGAGCCAAGTCCTCAAGGTTCTCCGACTCTgggacagcagagcagcaccagtgaAGACATCTGGGTTCTACGCAAACCACTGGCAG gTGGGGAGCGGAGCGGCAGCGTGGGTAGCATTGGAAGTCTCCGTTCATCCAGCAGCTTGCAGAATTCTGGAAACACACATGTCCTGACCACGCCTGCACCCAGTCCTCATCCGGCAAACACGCCAGGAGGGGTCAACACGCATGGGCTCAACGCTCCAGGCCTGCATGCACAGGCCGAAGGCGTAAAA CTCCTGGCCACGGTGCTGTCTCAGTCTGTTAAAGCCAAGGAACATCTTCTGGAGCAGTCACAGTCTGTTGAGCAGTCAGCAA GTTCGTCTGCCTCCACCACTGTCCACGAGCAGCGGTCCTTTGAGCGGAAggcagaggaggatgatgggaaa AAGCAGGCAGTAGTGACGTGGCTGGGTGAGTTTCAGCTGCAGTTCTACACTACCCACTTCCTCACCGCGGGATATGATCTAGACACCATTAGCCGCATGACCCCTGAG GACCTGACCGCCATCGGAGTCATGAAGCCTGGACATCGAAAGAAGTtgatgtcagaggtcagcaAGCTGCCCACCACCGACTGGCTGCCTGACCACAAGCCT GCCAATCTTGCAGACTGGCTGTCTCATCTGGGCCTTAGCCAGTACTACCAGGTTCTGGTGCAGAACGGGTACGAAAACATCGACTTCATTTCTGACATCAGCCTCGAGGATCTGCAGGAGATTGGCATCTCAAAGCTCG gcCATCAGAAGAAGCTGATGTTGGGAGTGAGGAGACTGAAGGAGCTACAGAGAGGCGAAATTAGCTTGGAGCCTCCTTGCAGCCCGTCTATGCCTCCATCCAGTCCAGGTGGCAGCGCAAGCTCAGAGCCCcgcagggaggtgaggaggcagagagaaggAATCCCCAGCCCACTGGCCAAACCTCGCCCAGTTCCCACATACCCACAGACCCCTCCCCACACGCCGACCCAAACTCCACCGCAAACTCCGCCACATTTTCGCACCCAGCAGGCTTCGCCCAGGGCACGGCCACGCCCCTCCACCGGGATGGCCGCTGCAGATACTTCTGTTCCACTGCTCTGCCTCCCCGAGGAAGAACGGCGGAGAACTAACAGTCTGATTGGCTCCGACTCAGACTCTCGATATGCCACCGTGTGCCGCAGCAGCTCTGCAAATACCGCCACCCCTAATGATGTCACTTTTAACCGCAGCCAATCATCGGTCGCCCTGCGTCCTCGTCGGAAAGGTCGGCCTCCGACGCCACCTAAACGCTCTTGTTCTTCCATTACGGGGGGTGATGGGGAGGGAGACGGGCCGGAGGAGGGGCTTCTAGGACTCCCACCGTATCGAGAGCGACGAGCAAGTGACTGTGGCAGTCTGGGGTCGGCTTTAAGATCTAAGGATTCAGGAAGCCTGGAGAGATCAGAGGGAGCTTCTGGGAGCGTTCGCAGCCTGGCTGCAATGTTGGAAACGTCTCTTGGGAGCGGAGCCAAAACCCTCCCGAGGAATCTGGGCGGCAGCAGTAACTACCTACAG GTGAGTCCACCCACGCTTCGCCGCCAGGCAGGTGCAGGAGGTCTCGGATGTGAGGAGGATGATGTTTTGAGTCGGCGGAGGACCATCAGTGGCCCTGAAAGCCTCCCTGTTAATGAGAATGACCTGTTACCACGGGAACAAGTTCCAAAGCGACCGGAACCACGGCCCCGTTCCACTGtgggctcctcttcctcttccgaGGTCACAGACGGAACGACGACGCTCCGAAGGAAGCCGAAGCCGCCGGTGACCACATCTGACGTGCCGGCATCGGAGGCTTCCACTGTTGTTACCGTGACAACAGGCTCAGACACCATCCGCAGGAAACCACGGACATCTGAGCACACAGAAGGGTCCATTCAAAGCAATAACCAGTCAGACTCTGGAAGAGAAGTGCAGCAAAACGGTGGCGTGGTCCTGAGGAGAAGACCAATGTCGGAGGCCTCTGATAGGACGGAGCCCGGCCAAGAGACCTGCGAGTGGATGGAGGCTAGAAAATCCCTCAAGCCGCCGGTGTCGCCCAAACCGTCCACGGTCAGCCTGAGGAAGACTCAAGCTGACCCCCCAACGCCGACCCGCAGAGTCCCTATACCTGGGCCTGAAACTACGGAGACGGCACAGAGCCCAG AACCCAAGcgtgttcctcctcctgtgtcGCCAAAACCCCGTGGACCTCCTACTGCCCCTAAACCAGGCAAAGCAATAACATCAGCAGCCATGAGCCCGTCTCCTGCTGCCACCAGCCCATCTGCATCCAGCCCCACAACAATTCCCAAATCCTCCTCTCCctgttctgctcctcttccagctcctgACACTCCTTCagccccttccctctctccaggattcccagttACCTCCCCCTCTCCGGCACAGAGCCCCTCCAGCCCCTCTCCTCACCCTGTGAAACCTCCCCGCTCCTCCATCGCCGGCCTTTCCATTGACCTGCTGGGAGGacgggaggtagaggaggaagaggacaggagaagagaggaagaggagaagaggctcCAGGCAGACCACAGACgtaggagggaggaggaggagaggaggagagaaagggagagaaatgtTGAAGTcaagcagggggaggaggaggaggtgcatcATCGTTTGGAGGAAACCAGCGCCTCCTTGGCTGCAGCGGTGGAGGCTGTGGAGCACAAAATCAAAGAGGAGGATGCTGAGAATGA TAAGAAGACTACAGTGTCCATCCTGGACGACATCGGAAGCATGTTTGACGACTTGGCAGACCAACTGGATGCAATGTTGGACTGA
- the LOC130528082 gene encoding caskin-2-like isoform X6, producing MGKDQELLQAVKTEDLLTAQRLLQRPRPGKAKLLGAAKRVNVNIQDADGLAPLHHAALSGNKELISLLLEAQATVDIKDHKGMRPLHYAAWQGRTEPMKMLLKAGSSVNGQSDEGQIPLHLSSQHGHYDGTEMLLQHQSNPCISDSAGKTPLDLACEFGRVAVVQLLLSSNMCAAMLEPKPSDPNGVSPLHLAAKNGHIDVIRLLIQAGIDINRQSESGTALHQAALCGKTEVVRLLLDSGISAGVRNTMSQTALDIVNQFTTTQASREIKQLLRDASAAMQVRALKDYCNNYDLTSLNVKAGDIITVLEQHSDGRWKGCIHDNRTGNDRVGYFPSNMVEVIKRAGYSPSQQCHTLLLRRPNPCPIASINGNSYPPTKVLPLHLPSPPPSHHSTQSLPRFSSFGYVPLPISPPSLSTPPPPPPLPPPLSTSEERQNQTGSRTAEPSPQGSPTLGQQSSTSEDIWVLRKPLAGGERSGSVGSIGSLRSSSSLQNSGNTHVLTTPAPSPHPANTPGGVNTHGLNAPGLHAQAEGVKLLATVLSQSVKAKEHLLEQSQSVEQSASSSASTTVHEQRSFERKAEEDDGKKQAVVTWLGEFQLQFYTTHFLTAGYDLDTISRMTPEDLTAIGVMKPGHRKKLMSEVSKLPTTDWLPDHKPANLADWLSHLGLSQYYQVLVQNGYENIDFISDISLEDLQEIGISKLGHQKKLMLGVRRLKELQRGEISLEPPCSPSMPPSSPGGSASSEPRREVSPPTLRRQAGAGGLGCEEDDVLSRRRTISGPESLPVNENDLLPREQVPKRPEPRPRSTVGSSSSSEVTDGTTTLRRKPKPPVTTSDVPASEASTVVTVTTGSDTIRRKPRTSEHTEGSIQSNNQSDSGREVQQNGGVVLRRRPMSEASDRTEPGQETCEWMEARKSLKPPVSPKPSTVSLRKTQADPPTPTRRVPIPGPETTETAQSPEPKRVPPPVSPKPRGPPTAPKPGKAITSAAMSPSPAATSPSASSPTTIPKSSSPCSAPLPAPDTPSAPSLSPGFPVTSPSPAQSPSSPSPHPVKPPRSSIAGLSIDLLGGREVEEEEDRRREEEEKRLQADHRRRREEEERRRERERNVEVKQGEEEEVHHRLEETSASLAAAVEAVEHKIKEEDAENDKKTTVSILDDIGSMFDDLADQLDAMLD from the exons ATGGGGAAGGACCAGGAGCTGCTCCAGGCCGTGAAGACCGAGGACTTACTGACAGCTCAGCGGCTTCTACAGAGACCTCGGCCGGGAAAAGCCA AGCTCCTCGGAGCAGCAAAGAGAGTGAACGTCAACATCCAGGATGCTGATGG gTTGGCGCCGCTGCACCACGCTGCTCTGAGTGGTAACAAGGAGCTGATCTCACTGCTGCTGGAGGCGCAGGCAACAGTGGATATTAAAGACCACAAAG gGATGCGTCCTCTGCATTACGCTGCATGGCAGGGGAGGACAGAACCAATGAAAATGCTGCTGAAGGCGGGCTCCTCCGTCAACGGGCAGTCAGACGAAGGACAGATCCCTCTGCACCTGTCATCTCAGCATGGACACTACGACGGG acggagatgctgctgcagcaccagtcGAACCCCTGCATCTCCGATTCAGCTGGGAAAACGCCACTTGACCTCGCCTGTGAATTCGGACGCGTTGCG GTGGTCCAGCTCCTGCTCAGCAGCAACATGTGTGCAGCCATGTTGGAACCAAAACCCTCCGACCCCAACGGCGTCTCACCTCTCCATCTGGCTGCCAAGAACGGACACATTGATGTCATACG ATTGCTAATTCAGGCTGGTATAGACATCAACAGACAGTCGGAGTCTGGAACAGCACTGCATCAGGCTGCACTCTGTGGGAAGACGGAGGTGGTCCGCTTGCTGCTGGAT AGCGGCATCAGTGCAGGCGTGAGAAACACCATGAGTCAAACAGCTCTGGACATTGTTAACCAGTTCACCACCACGCAGGCCAGCCGAGAGATTAAACAACTTCTGAGGG ATGCTTCAGCTGCGATGCAAGTACGCGCACTAAAGGATTACTGCAACAACTACGACCTCACAAGCCTCAACGTTAAAGCTGGCGACATTATCACG GTTTTGGAACAGCATTCTGACGGGAGATGGAAAGGCTGCATTCATGACAATCGCACAGGAAATGACCGTGTAGGCTACTTTCCTTCCAACATggtggaagtcatcaagagGGCAG GTTACTCCCCTTCCCAGCAGTGCCACACCCTCCTGCTCCGCAGGCCTAACCCCTGTCCCATTGCGTCGATCAACGGAAACTCGTACCCCCCCACCAAAGTCCTCCCCCTGCATCTTccgtcccctcctccctctcaccaCAGCACACAATCCCTCCCTCGGTTCTCCTCCTTCGGGTACGTTCCTCTTcccatctctcctccttctctgtctactcctcctcctcctccccctcttcctcctcctctgtccacttCTGAGGAGCGGCAGAATCAGACAG GTTCACGTACAGCAGAGCCAAGTCCTCAAGGTTCTCCGACTCTgggacagcagagcagcaccagtgaAGACATCTGGGTTCTACGCAAACCACTGGCAG gTGGGGAGCGGAGCGGCAGCGTGGGTAGCATTGGAAGTCTCCGTTCATCCAGCAGCTTGCAGAATTCTGGAAACACACATGTCCTGACCACGCCTGCACCCAGTCCTCATCCGGCAAACACGCCAGGAGGGGTCAACACGCATGGGCTCAACGCTCCAGGCCTGCATGCACAGGCCGAAGGCGTAAAA CTCCTGGCCACGGTGCTGTCTCAGTCTGTTAAAGCCAAGGAACATCTTCTGGAGCAGTCACAGTCTGTTGAGCAGTCAGCAA GTTCGTCTGCCTCCACCACTGTCCACGAGCAGCGGTCCTTTGAGCGGAAggcagaggaggatgatgggaaa AAGCAGGCAGTAGTGACGTGGCTGGGTGAGTTTCAGCTGCAGTTCTACACTACCCACTTCCTCACCGCGGGATATGATCTAGACACCATTAGCCGCATGACCCCTGAG GACCTGACCGCCATCGGAGTCATGAAGCCTGGACATCGAAAGAAGTtgatgtcagaggtcagcaAGCTGCCCACCACCGACTGGCTGCCTGACCACAAGCCT GCCAATCTTGCAGACTGGCTGTCTCATCTGGGCCTTAGCCAGTACTACCAGGTTCTGGTGCAGAACGGGTACGAAAACATCGACTTCATTTCTGACATCAGCCTCGAGGATCTGCAGGAGATTGGCATCTCAAAGCTCG gcCATCAGAAGAAGCTGATGTTGGGAGTGAGGAGACTGAAGGAGCTACAGAGAGGCGAAATTAGCTTGGAGCCTCCTTGCAGCCCGTCTATGCCTCCATCCAGTCCAGGTGGCAGCGCAAGCTCAGAGCCCcgcagggag GTGAGTCCACCCACGCTTCGCCGCCAGGCAGGTGCAGGAGGTCTCGGATGTGAGGAGGATGATGTTTTGAGTCGGCGGAGGACCATCAGTGGCCCTGAAAGCCTCCCTGTTAATGAGAATGACCTGTTACCACGGGAACAAGTTCCAAAGCGACCGGAACCACGGCCCCGTTCCACTGtgggctcctcttcctcttccgaGGTCACAGACGGAACGACGACGCTCCGAAGGAAGCCGAAGCCGCCGGTGACCACATCTGACGTGCCGGCATCGGAGGCTTCCACTGTTGTTACCGTGACAACAGGCTCAGACACCATCCGCAGGAAACCACGGACATCTGAGCACACAGAAGGGTCCATTCAAAGCAATAACCAGTCAGACTCTGGAAGAGAAGTGCAGCAAAACGGTGGCGTGGTCCTGAGGAGAAGACCAATGTCGGAGGCCTCTGATAGGACGGAGCCCGGCCAAGAGACCTGCGAGTGGATGGAGGCTAGAAAATCCCTCAAGCCGCCGGTGTCGCCCAAACCGTCCACGGTCAGCCTGAGGAAGACTCAAGCTGACCCCCCAACGCCGACCCGCAGAGTCCCTATACCTGGGCCTGAAACTACGGAGACGGCACAGAGCCCAG AACCCAAGcgtgttcctcctcctgtgtcGCCAAAACCCCGTGGACCTCCTACTGCCCCTAAACCAGGCAAAGCAATAACATCAGCAGCCATGAGCCCGTCTCCTGCTGCCACCAGCCCATCTGCATCCAGCCCCACAACAATTCCCAAATCCTCCTCTCCctgttctgctcctcttccagctcctgACACTCCTTCagccccttccctctctccaggattcccagttACCTCCCCCTCTCCGGCACAGAGCCCCTCCAGCCCCTCTCCTCACCCTGTGAAACCTCCCCGCTCCTCCATCGCCGGCCTTTCCATTGACCTGCTGGGAGGacgggaggtagaggaggaagaggacaggagaagagaggaagaggagaagaggctcCAGGCAGACCACAGACgtaggagggaggaggaggagaggaggagagaaagggagagaaatgtTGAAGTcaagcagggggaggaggaggaggtgcatcATCGTTTGGAGGAAACCAGCGCCTCCTTGGCTGCAGCGGTGGAGGCTGTGGAGCACAAAATCAAAGAGGAGGATGCTGAGAATGA TAAGAAGACTACAGTGTCCATCCTGGACGACATCGGAAGCATGTTTGACGACTTGGCAGACCAACTGGATGCAATGTTGGACTGA